The Vicia villosa cultivar HV-30 ecotype Madison, WI unplaced genomic scaffold, Vvil1.0 ctg.000077F_1_1, whole genome shotgun sequence genome segment AATTCACTCAAACTAAATATCAAATACCAAACATCTTCAAAGATTTCATTTTTCCAACCCATATACCATCAACCtcaaaaaacactaaaaaaaaaaaaacatttttttccaTTTCCATTTTAGCCCTCAATTTTTATAACATGCAAAGAGAACAAACAAATAAAcccaaaattttgattttgatccaGCAAAAACAAAAACCAATATGAATACTAAAAAGGGTctatcaaaaattaaaagaatatgaaaaagaaaaagaagtgtACATTGTTTCCTTTCCAAAGTTGATAAAGCCTTCTGTTTTTGGGAGGTTCAAGTGAGACAACCACAGAAGGGGAGGGAGAGGAGGCCAAAACATTATTACTCTTGATACTCATAATAATGGCCTAAAGAACAAAACTAATGACAATAATGTTCTTTCTGCAATGAAGTCTCCTTAAATTTGCACATGTGTTGTTGTTGGCATTAAGATTAAGATTTTTGGTCCTGTTgttaaattttgtgttttcccTCTCACCCTATTAGGGGAGAGATCAATTGGCCGTGGTGGTGTAAAGGAAGAAGGGAATTCAATTTCCCTTctcactttctttcttttttttctttcttcttttttattacaAAGTCATTTTTTTCCAACACCCTCTCTCTTTCCATGAAACAAGCACTTCTCTAACAATCTTTTCCATTCCACCGGTTTTGTCGCTGCTACAACTATTTTCGATAACATAGCTAAATAAATACTAACAACTTCTTTGTAAGAATGTTTGGAAATGACTTGGCATTTTTCACACATTTATTTGTTAACCCTTGCTTTGATGTAATAATaacgttttttttttataaatttaataggTATACATGGTAGTTTGTTCTATATTCTTCCAGAATTTAATAAATATGTAGTAAcagatagtttttttttaaaaattattattattaaataccAAATTTTTATTATACATGCAAAATTAATTAACACCGACTATGTATGTAGTGGCAAAACGAGCTAAACCCTTCGGACATTTTTTATTTGTCCATATTTTTTTTAAGTGAATGACTATGCACTAGAGGTGACAAAACGAGCTAGACCCTTCGAATGTTTTTGTTTtatccatattttttttaaagtgaaTCAAAGTTTGTCTATAAGGGTTCAATGCATGTCCATCACACTCTTATTATTTTATAGGACAGACTAATATTTTAGGTATGCATTTTCAACTATAGATCTACATTCTCAACCTCAACATATTTATATCAGACTAATATTTTATGTATGCATTCTCAACTATAGATCGGCGTTCTCAATCTCAACATATTTATATCCCATCCCTTTAACTATATCCAtcgtctttcttttcttttttttggaacAACATCAACTGGTTACATTTTAACTATATTCACTATATCTATTCTCTTTTAACTATATTCACTATATCTATTCTCTTTTAACTATATCCATCCTCTATTCTCTTTTAACTATATccatcctctttttttctttttttgggatGATGTGCATGCTCATTTGTCACCTATACTGGATGTCTCATTACAcaattgttattaaataataacTCTTATTATTGTACAAAAGTGCAGTGTTGTTTTGTAGTTATAAAAAAAGAGGTAAACATGTCTCATTTTCTCATATTTTAAATTCTCTATTTTTTAcacaatttttattaaataataactcTTATTATTGTACAAAAGTGCAGGGTTGTTTTGTCGTTATAAAGAAAAAGGAGGTAAGCTATATGTTATGTCACTAAAACTATTCTATGCTGATATCatatgaaaaatgaaaatattattgTCATATCGCTCAATTTTTGTAAGggtatttttgaaatttgaacaaATAGAAGAATAAATTGAAAAACTTTATTAGGGGATATATGACCTTTGCGACTCTCCTTTTGAGCTTTTATTTCTAGTTTCAGtttaaaaatgaattattttagccaaaagaagaaaaaaaagatcaAACGCCGGGCATATGTTTGCATTGTGTTGAAAAATCTGATTTTCCCAAAACATAAAGCTATAAAAATACAGAAAGATTTAAGCTTTTCCATAgcatacaaaacaaaaaaacaaaaatgtagTTGAAGGGAAGAAGCTGGCCGGCACAGGGTGGATTCAAGGCCAACCAATTTGCTTCTAAAATCACAATGGGCATAAATATGTAGCTTTGACAAAGGGTACGAGAATATATTCAAATCTGCAATACACTACAGGAAGAATCCTTCTGATAAACCTCCACGACAGGCCCAACAAATACAAACAGACGAAGAAGCCCGAAAGTAGAGGAAAAAGACGAGTGAAAGAAAGATCATATAGACACAAAATAACCATTGACATTGCCACAATAATCTTCGtcaaattccaaaaaaaagaTAGCAAACAAACTAAACTTTTGAATCTACATCTTAAGTTCATCCTTACCAAATGGACTAAGAGATCCTGTTCACAATCCTTCCCAAGAGAAATAAATAGCAGTATGCTAGCAGCCAAACGGAAATAACTTACACAAAATGAGTCTTACAAGAGTTACAGTTAACTTTTCAAAAGTTGAAAACCTGATGTTTCTTGTGCCAATTCACTACAACTGCCAAAATGACAGGAAAAATTGGCGTGCTAACATCTTCTTTCTAAATAATCCATTCCTGCTGCTGTCTGACATAAACTAGAACTGTCACAAAAACAAACCAAATACAtgagatttttctttgttttcagcCAATCATGTGCAATCAGAATTATCTGAACAACTATTTATTACCACAACAGAAAGGCCAAAATCATTATGAATCATTACAAAACTGTTGCATTGTTTTCAATCGATTACCTATTTTCAAGAATTGCACAGAACATACTAACACAACTTTTTGCTTTTAACATTTTCAATACAAATCTTCAAAAACAGATTGGAAACAAGGTGGCAGATTTATAATCAGGTGACCATCAGAACTAACATTCACATTGTAATGATATAGTCAGTTACTGTTTAATAATGAACATAATgtgtatttgaaaaaaaaaacatatattattAGCCTTTTGTGttttaacaaaaatcaataaatctCGTTAACTAAAAATTGACTCTTCATTACCAAGTTAATAGTTCAAGTTCAATTCTTGATGCACCCGTTCTTGAGTTAAGGAAAACTTGGATCATACAATAAGGTACAGTGACCGTGTTCATTTTGTCTATACTTTCAAGTCCAAAAAGCTCATACATAAGTGGCTCATGACCAAAGAAAAGTTTTTGGAACCTGAACTTAAACTTacataattaaaagtaaaatagccACCGCAATTTTGAAATCATGTAAATTTAAATGCTGCATATCTAGATATGAAAACAACAACCAAGCATTTTTTCACTAGGGTCTAGGTCCGTAGATAAATCCTATACCTCTAAATCTCTCTTGCTGATTTGCTCCATAGTTTTTTGTGGTTTTCCTCTACCTCTACTTCTACCTATACTTCTGCCTCTACCTCTACCTCTACCTCTGCCTCTACCTGTTAAACTATCCTTCATTCGGTCTACAACACATCCTACATCCTTATATCCAGCTTCTAATAACAACATTATATTAATATCACGATTTTTCATACTTTAAGTATGTCGACTGTTTTTTTTCATTTGTGGTCACCATTTTGAAACCATTTAAGAATCTAGATTTCATATTCATACTAACACTTCAACGTTTAGTGAATAAATTCTTGAAGGGATTAAGAATCTGAATTCTGGGTCAATTAATTATAGGATCTTACCAactgtaaaaacttgttaagcaATGATAAAAGGGAAGAAAATATTCCATTCATAGTGAAAGAGGGAATAGTAGCAATACAGTTGTTTTGATTCTGTTTAAAAGTTAGCCAAGTTACAAAAATAGCCACTGATATAAATAAACAACAAAGTAAAGAGAGGACTGAGATAGAGAAAGAATCATTTAGTATATATAAGAAAgtaatttcaaaaaaattggaAACATACCTTATCCATAAGTACAATTATTAAGGGGTCACTCGTCCAAAACTCGACAGACAATTAACAAAAGTAGCCCCTGCATTTCACAGATCCACATAAGCATTTCTTTTTCCTCTGACCAGCTTTGAGAGGAAGATTTATCCCATAATCATAAGTTAACTCCACCATAGGAGGGATGTGTCTAATTGCAAAGAAAGCAATGTGGAGATCTGACTCATCCTTATTTTCACGTACAATCGGACGCCACAACACATTTGGAGAGCAGCTATGATTCATAAACCGAGCAACATTTCCTTCATTTTTTGCCGTTATATAAAGCGGGGATGGGATCTTTGGAGCTTCAATGTCGGCAGGAAAAATTTCCAGCTGCTGATAGATGCGAGTAGAATCAAAAATGTACTCGTCTTCGTTTTCACCACCAAGCATCTCCGCCCTAGCACTGTCTATGACTTCCCCTGCATACTCACATATAAAAGTTCCAGCACGAATAGCATCCCACGATCTTAGACCCCAACCTTTATTCTTGGTTCTGAACACCTCCAAACGAAATTTCAGGCCAACTTGGGAAACCCGGTTTCGGCAAGTAGAGGGACATTGACAAGAAGGACCACACTCATGTATCACGGATTTTAGATCCGCGACTAACCCAGAAGCAGAATACGGAAGTAAACCTCCATTTTTTTGAATGCAGGAACAGTTGTAATTTCCAGGTTGACATCCACCAATACAAGAACATCCAGCAGTAGGTTCCACAGGAGCAATTGCTCTCAAATTCTTGAGAGTAGGGATATAAGTGAAATATGCAGGGCCCTTCTCGTTGTCAACATCGTTCACAAGACAAACAGGCACTTTTTCAGCCCCAGAAGTAAGATCAGGCAATATGACCCCGGTTCTTGGAGCCGACTTATCAGTCCATTGTTGAACGGATTTCCATGTTGAATATGCTTCAGGCTGTCCAGGCATCCTTACTAATTTATACTTGAATACATTAAAACCGGACTTTGCTTTCTCCACCCATGAATCCTGAATCTTGTAAATACCGTCATAGACATATACCTTCCCTGATGGATGCATTACATCCTTCAAACCTCTAATTACTCTCACATCATTACCTCTATGCATGCTCTTCTCCATTGCAAGATTACCCCTTTCAAGCTTTTGATCACTTGCTCCCTTCTCGCGATTAACTCCACCTTGGCCACTGTAAATCAGCACATCCCCATCGTCAGTATTATCTTCATACCCTCCGGACGAGACAATACTAACAGCCAATGGCTCTTCCTCTTGACTTGCTTTGGAACCCAGATAATCGATTCCAGCCATAGAAGGTGCATGTAATCCCACTAAGCACAACtcaaatcggaaaaagaaaatatCCCCAATCTCAACACCAGGCACAAGTCCAATCCTTTTCTTGCTGTTACTCCTAACCCCTTTGGTCATCATAACATTGCCTGCCTTCAAATCAGGCCGCTTAGCTCCATAAGTGTCcttaattgactcttcaatttgTCCAAGCTTTCTTCGCATCACTTCATATATCATAAGCGTATATGAAACTGAGTCCCTGCTACCATCCGGATGATTTATTACATCAAAAACCATGGGATTAATTGATTGAATAATATCATTAGCCACTACATCCAGATCAACATCAGCAGGAACCACACCACCAACACCGCCATCAGCACTAGCACCAGCACCGCTACCACGCTTCGCCCTTCCCCTCTTCTTCCGCTTTGAACTCCCATTCCCAGTTCCATCTTCTAAATCAAGTTCATTTATCTCAGCATTATTGTAGCCTTCTTCCTCCATGAGATGTGCAGCCCGATTCTGGCTAGCCCTCCGTGACGAACCAACATCTCCATTTGTCGCCGCAGTTGGAGTCTTGAATGAATTAATCGGAACAGCAGTAGATATCGGGGTCGGGGTTGGATTCGGTGCATTCTGGTCGGAAAGCCTCTGAGTCTCGGGCGAAACAAAGAACGGATAAAAAGGCGCAACACCAGTTGGAAAAGGACCAGCAGGAGAAGCACAAACAAAAGGAGCACCACCTTGTGGAGTTGAAGATGAAGCAGGATTAGACGGTGAAGGGAACACAGGAACAAGAGTCCTCAATGGCTTAATATTTAAAACCCTAGACTTATCAATTGAGTCTTGACCCACGTTATTGTCCATTGTTTGCAACTTCAACACAGTACAAGTATACTCTGTATTATACTGACAACTTTTCCAccaatcacaatacaccacagTACAAGCTACACAACACAACACTGATAatacaatacaaatacaaatacaaacacAACACAACACGGTTCGGTTCCTGTAACATGCAAACAAATCCGGAATCAGACAATGAAATGTTATGGACAGGTAACAAACAACATCAACAAATCTACCCAAAATgctataaaaaaaacaatttttttcgaTAATAGATCAGATCAAGGGTTCAGAAAACGAAATTACGACATATGGTAAGAAATTGGACAGTATAGTTAAGAAATTGAGATGCATAAATGGGAAATGAAACGAACCTGAAATGGAATTTGTGAGTTTTTCTCAGTTTGAGTCGAAGTTCATGAAACTCCACACAAACCGAAGCTTGTTCTTACACTCTACTTTGTAGAGAGAGAAAgtagagagagaatgagagagagGTTTTTTTCTGTGAATCTATTGTTTTTACGTGGGTTTGGAAATAATCAGGTGGTATTGAGCACACGGAGTAACGCTGTTTTGGAAAGAGAAAGTGACGTGGCGAGATTTAATTGGATAGATGAAGGAAAGTACATGATAAATGTAAAACGTGTTTTTAATAGGAGAGTGGATCTTTGGGTAAAACGAAATGGTAATAAGAGAAAATTATATCAACGGCTAGATCTTGATCACTGAAGGATGAACCAAATGgaaattttcttcattttagtTTTAGTAAAATACTAGTATAAATTTGGTCAATTCATAAAACagaccaaatatatatatatatatatatatatatatatatatatatatatatatatatatatataaatttaaaatagtttaaaataaaattgattaaaaattaattaaatggatatcaataaataaattttgactAAAATATTAAAGTTCTGTTTCGTAAAATTAGCGGTTGATTGATAAAATAGTTGATAATTTATAGCTTAGGTTGATTACTGATAACTGATGAGTGATAGCTTATAACTGATGACGAATAGtggataagttaattgaagtgtttgataaaattaatgactcaactaatttataaatataaaatagttgttttaatttaaattaaaataaattataaaagataaaaatgaaattttgttaaaataataatgatacaagtgaaagaaaaaatgataagttataagttgaaacgctatttgaaatagcgtttaaaaaataagttataagctcgaaaaataagttataagtttGTGATGAAAAACTGTTATCAAacaggtctaaattatcatatgaactTGTAAGTTATAAGTTATAAACCATGACCTCAAAAATATTTCTTACCAAACGAAGCACTATATACaacatattatattttaatatttaaatcaatttaaataaaaattaaaaagtagtcaaattttctaaaattaaatattgggtttgttttattttacctTTTAAAAAAGGGTTATTGTGCTACTAAAAAAAAGTTTATTACCATATAGGCGATTTTTGGTTtagaaaaaactttttttttaagacTAACCTTACCAAATGAAAATCCTGTCATTGAAATGACCTCTTGATTGAAAGAGAGGAGTGTTACCACTAGGCCAATCaacttattttgatttatttctaAATTTAAATGTATCAATCACATAATACATCTTTTctatatttcatattttcatctttttttctgtgtaaattattgtatattttatattcaataatattatattattatgaaattctGAAAATAATTGTGAATTAATAGACTAAAAttctgaaattaaaaataatagtttataatattttataaattagaaataatgtccttgtgaattaaataattctaaaaataactatatataaaatatttaattcaaaattatttaatggaAAATTATTTAAAACCTCACATTTAATTCAGAATTAGTTTTAGTTTAAATTATGTTTTGTTTTGaattagaaatattttataaattaaaaatattgttccttgtgaattaaaaatattttgtaaattaaaaataatgcTACAAGTACTATCAAAATactataagaaaatatttttgaataataaatataaaccattatttaatattatacaattattaatttacaaattatataatataaactattattaattcagaattatttaatataaactattattattttcaaaattatttaattcacaaggacattatttataatttataaaatattataaactattatttttaattttagaattttagtccATTAATTCACAATTATTTAACAAAAACTTctaatttacaaaatatttttaattcacatttatgttatttaaattacacATTTAGATCTCACATTTAAAAACGAAAAAATCATTAACATAATGAAATGATATAATATTATTCAATATAAAATATACAACAacttacataaaaaaaatataataaaaatatgaaatatgaaAAAGATGTATTATGTAATTAATACatttaagttcaaaaataaatcaaaacaaattgatagcatttaaaataattaaaaaaataataagaaagacaCATCAGTATTTTTggaagtaaaaataaataaaaaacaaaagattTATCCAGTCAATGCGCCACATAGGCTTTTGGAGTGTGTCATTTTCTGGCAAGGTCTAAAACGACAAAATCTTCCTTTGATAATGTTAGttttacaataaaaaaaattacaatgggGTAAACCAAAAGTCGCCTATATAGCAGGCAAAAATGGTGATaaccttttaaaaaatatatcttttctttatatttttaaaaattatttttataaaatcttttttAATATGCTAAAAGTTTTTTaacttattatttataatataaaaaattaattttgagtgacataaatatacattattaaaaattaaaacatctttataattatataatttttaaataaaatatataaatatattatattttagtatttaaaccaatttaaataaaaattgcaaaataatcaaaaaatactaaaattaaatattagcTTTTTCTAtattattgaaaataatttttattaaaactattttaaaatactaAAGGTTTTTTTAACTTGTTATTTATAaactaaaaaattgtttttgatatctagtaacataaatatatattattcaagATTAAAACATCATCAAATCATatagtttttcaaaaaatatatattttttaaaaataattttcatgaAAGTTActtaaaacaaattcaaattcgaattattttttgaaattttaatattaaaatatttatagtgaAATTATAAGATATCTacaataatattcaaaaaaatatttaagtcaattttcattcaaattttaacaataaataatttataaatactttttaaacaagaatatataacaaaataaaaattaaaaaaactaaaacaaacatgCCATAATTGAATATTATTTATCTTCTTGTAAGAATATTATTGAATATTCCCTCTTattttatttagggttaaatatacaatctATCCTACATTATTAACGAGTTAAGGTTTTAGTCCATGGTAAAAACAATTTTAATCCCCCTTGTCTTATTAAGATTCTCTAACAGAACTCCTCAAATGACAAGTGGCATGGaagattctcttttttttttcatatatggcttttatgtttattattttttcgAATTGGACTACAtttgcgttagactattctcattACTTTTTCGTCCGCAGTCGTCCTTCTTATAGCATGGGTGGAAGCAAATCATTATCATCAGCTGGTAATTTTCGTAGGGGCTTGCCAACATGTGGGTGCAACAGAACAATGTAGATGTGGGTATCAAACACAATTGATAACCCAAATAGGAAACTCTGGAAATGTAGAAATTCCATGGTAAGTGTTTGTTGATTATATTTGTAGAAATTCTGGGTGCAACATGTGTTAATGATAATTGTATTTGTAGAATGGTTGTGGATTGTTCGTGTGGGACGATTTGGCTAGTGAGCTTCAAGGGAACGACATGAATCTGTCAAGATGCTATCAATGTGAAATCACCAAAGCTTATTTCGGTGAATTTACGAAGGAGATTGATTGCGCAATTGGGAAGAAATGGGGAGTAGAAGGAAGCCCAAAGAAgtcaaaaaaattgaagaaaaagcttgtaatggagaagagaaaaaacctTTGTCTGATTGTTGCACTTTGTTTGTCATAGATGGTTTTTGCAATAGTGTTTAAGTTAATTTAATTGTCATGTAATATGTTTTAATAGTTGTAGGTAATGTAATGGAATTGTTAAGGTTATATCTAGTAGTTGTTAATGTGTATTGTAATTGAATTGGTTTGTAAGAAGTTATTTATCAATGAAAACAATGATATATTTTACATTTCAATTAAGTTGTTGGACAGATGGTGTATAATATATCATAACTTGGTGCatattagattaaaaaaatataacattggTACACAAGTTTGTTACAAGCACAACTGGTACATATGTCTGTTAAAAGCACACTTGGTGCAGATGTCTGTTACAATAAACTTGCTACAACATTACTAAATATCCCAAAATATTCCAAAATGACATAAACACAAAATGACATAAAATGACACAAAAGGCAGCACAGGTCTGTTACAACAAACACAAATTATCCCAAAAtgacacaaacacaaatgacacaaaataTCCCAAAATGACACAAAATGTTACAGCATTACACAACTACTTAATCTCTCATTTTCTTAGTCTTCCATGTCTTCATATACCTAGTTCCcactccaaacttaacttctctagCACATGCTTTGTCTTTATTTTCAGCAGGCATTGCAGTCTCAGATTTAACTTTCCTCTACACATTAAAACAGGTTATGTTAGGCACAAAAACATGTTAGGTCAGCAAGAAACACACATTTTACAGAAAATTGCTTACTTTTCTTTTTATGCACTGGGGTCATTTGTCTTGCTCTTACAAGTCAATACATTGTGACCAAACTTATCACACTTGGTGCACTTATATGTAACCCCGGGTCTTCTCTTCCTTGCACCATCCTCCCCATTTTCTCTTATCCTTACCTTCCTAGGCCAACTGGACCATTTTTATATGCAGGTGGTAAAAGTTGTTCCACTTCAACCTCTGGCTACATATCCTGACCATTGATAGGGCTTACAGAAAACTATAGCATAATGCATACTTTTCTCTTGTATTAGAATCATCAACAAAGTCATCAAGGTTTTTCTTCCTAAAGCTCAAAGCAACTACGACATGTCTACAAGAAATTCCTACCAGTTCCCAAAAAGTTACAGTTACAGCTCCTTTTTGAAATGTCAACAATAAACTCCTGAGTGTTGAAATTATGTGTAACCTGTAATTGCTCAACCATGGAACAAATTGGCAACTAATGTCCACTATTGAACACTTTATTATCTAACCTCTTCCTAGGTATTGGCATCACTTTATGTTGCCATTTTTCAAGTTTGGTGGTAGGTGTTGCTAACCTATTCATAAGATATTTTCTTATCCATTCACACATAGTTAGTATAGGTTTGTCCCTAGCAACTAGAATTGTAGTATTAAATGACTCAGAAATGTTATTCATCGAAACATTGCATTTACGGTAAAAAAGTGAAGGCATGCTTACACCAACTTTTTTGTAGGGGCAACCATTGACTAAGTCCAAGCATTGGGATCAACCGTCTTCAATTCATTCATCTTTTGGACCCATGCCTGATAGTATGTAGGCTTAGCAGCTCCCATTATCAAATCCCTAATTAGGGATCCACCACAAAACCTTTTCTTGAAATTAGCATACAAGTGTCTAAGGCACAATCTATGCTCAATCCTATCAAACATTTCCTCGAATACAACAACAAGTCCCTGAAataaaacaacattacttggaaaatcaatgctaaaaataaatatataaaggtACAATGAAATAGTTACGAGATAATAATGCACTACCTTCTCTTGATCAGAAATAAAAACATATCATATGTCATGTCCAATATCTTCCATCAATAGTTGTATGAACCATCTCCAACTCTCCTTTGTTTTAGTTTCAACCACAAGAAATGCTAAAGGAAGTATTGATTATTGGGATCCCTACCCACAATAATAAGTAGTTTCCCACCATATTTGGTCTTCAAGTGACATCCACCAACCCCCACAAAAGGTCTACATCCATTTATAAAGCCTTTCTTA includes the following:
- the LOC131623711 gene encoding histone-lysine N-methyltransferase, H3 lysine-9 specific SUVH1-like; translated protein: MDNNVGQDSIDKSRVLNIKPLRTLVPVFPSPSNPASSSTPQGGAPFVCASPAGPFPTGVAPFYPFFVSPETQRLSDQNAPNPTPTPISTAVPINSFKTPTAATNGDVGSSRRASQNRAAHLMEEEGYNNAEINELDLEDGTGNGSSKRKKRGRAKRGSGAGASADGGVGGVVPADVDLDVVANDIIQSINPMVFDVINHPDGSRDSVSYTLMIYEVMRRKLGQIEESIKDTYGAKRPDLKAGNVMMTKGVRSNSKKRIGLVPGVEIGDIFFFRFELCLVGLHAPSMAGIDYLGSKASQEEEPLAVSIVSSGGYEDNTDDGDVLIYSGQGGVNREKGASDQKLERGNLAMEKSMHRGNDVRVIRGLKDVMHPSGKVYVYDGIYKIQDSWVEKAKSGFNVFKYKLVRMPGQPEAYSTWKSVQQWTDKSAPRTGVILPDLTSGAEKVPVCLVNDVDNEKGPAYFTYIPTLKNLRAIAPVEPTAGCSCIGGCQPGNYNCSCIQKNGGLLPYSASGLVADLKSVIHECGPSCQCPSTCRNRVSQVGLKFRLEVFRTKNKGWGLRSWDAIRAGTFICEYAGEVIDSARAEMLGGENEDEYIFDSTRIYQQLEIFPADIEAPKIPSPLYITAKNEGNVARFMNHSCSPNVLWRPIVRENKDESDLHIAFFAIRHIPPMVELTYDYGINLPLKAGQRKKKCLCGSVKCRGYFC